In one window of Cryptococcus depauperatus CBS 7841 chromosome 3, complete sequence DNA:
- a CDS encoding protein transporter SEC61 subunit alpha, with product MGFRFLELVRPFMSILPEVTAPEKKVIFNHKLAWTAITLLIFLVCSQVPLYGIMSSDSSDPLYWLRAIMASNRGTLMELGITPIVTSGMIMQLLAGAQLIDVDFGLKDDRALFGAAQKLFAMIISLGQATVYVLTGLYGSPSSLGPGVCLLLILQLVSASLIVILLDELLTKGYGLGSGISLFIATNICESIVWKAFSPNTVNTGRGPEFEGAIIALFHLLFTWNDKTRALKEAFYRDRLPNVMNLLATVAVFAAVIYLQGFRIEIPIKSSKMRGQRATYPVKLFYTSNMPIMLQSALTSNVYLVSQMLASRFPDNLFVKLLGVWEPLEQNPSQLAAVSGLSYYISAPHSLTSALSDPFHTVIYIAFIVTACAIFSKTWIEVSGSGPRDVAKQLKDQSMTLAGHRDASIYKELKRVIPTAAAFGGAVLGLLSVVADMMGALGSGTGILMATTIIYGYFEMGVKENAGLDAAGLGDLLF from the exons atCTTTAACCACAAACTAGCCTGGACCGCGATTACTCTACTCATATTCCTAGTATGTTCCCAAGTGCCTCTATACGGAATCATGTCCTCGGACTCCTCAGACCCTCTCTACTGGCTTAGAGCTATCATGGCCTCAAACAGAGGTACTCTCATGGAACTCGGTATCACTCCCATCGTTACTTCAGGCATGATCATGCAGCTCCTGGCTGGCGCACAACTCATTGATGTCGATTTTGGATTGAAGGATGACAGGGCTCTCTTTGGCGCAGCACAAAAGT TGTTTGCCATGATCATCTCTCTTGGTCAAGCCACTGTTTATGTTTTAACAGGTCTCTATGGCTCTCCTTCCTCATTGGGCCCTGGagtatgtcttttgctcATTCTCCAGCTCGTTTCGGCATCTCTTATCGTCATTCTTTTGGATGAGCTCCTCACAAAGGGTTACGGACTGGGTTCTGGCATTTCGCTTTTCATTGCGACAAACATCTGCGAGTCCATCGTTTGGAAAGCTTTCTCTCCAAACACAGTAAACACTGGTCGAGGCCCTGAATTCGAAGGTGCCATCATCGCCCTGTTCCATTTGCTCTTCACTTGGAATGACAAAACAAGAGCCTTGAAGGAAGCTTTCTACCGCGACCGCCTTCCCAACGTCATGAACCTTTTGGCGACAGTTGCTGTCTTTGCTGCTGTTATCTACCTTCAAGGTTTCAGAATTGAAATTCCTATCAAGTCTAGCAAGATGAGGGGTCAGCGAGCCACTTACCCTGTAAAGTTATTTTATACTTCGAATATGCCAATCATGTTGCAAAGTGCCTTGACGAGTAACGTCTACCTTGTCAGTCAGATGTTGGCAAGTAGATTTCCCGACAACTTGTTTGTCAAGCTGTTGGGTGTTTGGGAA CCTCTCGAACAGAACCCCTCACAACTTGCGGCAGTGTCCGGCCTTTCATATTATATTTCTGCTCCTCACTCCCTTACCTCGGCTCTTTCTGACCCTTTCCACACTGTCATCTACATCGCTTTCATTGTCACTGCTTGcgccatcttttccaagacTTGGATTGAGGTCTCTGGTTCTGGTCCTCGAGATGTTGCCAAACAGTTGAAAGACCAGAGCATGACTCTGGCTGGTCACAGAGACGCTAGTATTTATAAGGAACTCAAGAGGGTTATCCCCACCGCTGCCGCTTTTGGTGGTGCCGTACTTGGTTTGCTAAGTGTGGTGGCCGACATGATGGGTGCTCTGGGGAGCGGTACTGGTATTCTGATGGCCACTACAATCATCTATGGCT ATTTCGAAATGGGTGTCAAGGAAAATGCAGGTCTCGACGCTGCTGGTCTCGGCGACCTTC TCTTTTAA